One Desulfatiglans sp. genomic window, AAAGAGTTTGAGGCCCCTGACCTGTTCGGTGCGATTCCTTAAGTTTAGCCAATTCACCAGCGGCTTTTTCTACTGTCCATCCCTGTGATGCCCAGCCCAGCCCCTCATCGTGGCGTTTGCCATTTGCCCAGAAATAAATGGCAAAATATTTGTCATATTGTATTCCGTGTTTCCGCGTGTTATGAATGCGGTACCTGACCCCGGGGTGTTTTGTTTTGTTATATTGTTGAGCCATTGATAACCTCAATTTTTGGTACACGGTTGATGCGTGTACAAGAGTATAAAATTATTTATTAATCAATTTCCCTGAATCTGTACACGGATAGTACACGTTTTCAAGGTTAAAGTAAAGGAAATAGTATGATGTTAAATGAAAGTTAAAAATGATTTATCTTATTGATTTACTTACTATATAATGTATTTAAGTGATGTTATCTGAAACTATATGAAAGTGGGCAAAAATTGACTCTTAATCAATTGGTCGAGTGTTCGAGTCACTCCAGGCCCACCAGAATTCATATATAAAGGGTTTCAGATCTTCTGAAGCCCTTTTTTATTTAGCTCAAAAAAGGAGCATCATGAAAGCCTGGTCTATTAATTCAAGAGATATCCTTATATTAACGGCTTGTATACTTGTAATATTGTTTTACTCCTCTCCTGTTAAATCAGAGCAAGAGTTTTTTTCCCAGGGGGAAAAGATAACCTTTGAGGTAAGGTGGTCGTTTGTTGTTGCAGGTGAGGCCACACTTGAGGTTATGCCAGTTGAAGACCTTAATGGAGCCCCAGCCCTTCATTTTGTCTATACCGCAAAGACCACCCCTTTTGTTGATGCCTTTTACAAGGTACGTGACAGGATAGAATCATGGACTGACAAAAATCTAACCCGTTCGTTTCTGTACAGAAAAAGGCATGAAGGAAAATCAGTAAAAGAGATATTAGTTCAGTTTGACTGGAATAAGCTTGAGGCCAGGCAAATAAAAAATGCAAATATAACAGATACTGTTTCAATTGAAGGGAACACCTTTGACCCCCTTTCAGTATTCTATGCATTCAGGGTTGGAAAGCCTGATGAACATAACTGTATTAAGATAAATCTTACTGACGGCAAAAAGGTGATCAGGGCAAACGCAAAACTGCTTGGGAAGCAGAAGGTTACCATTGCGGAAAAGAGTTATGA contains:
- a CDS encoding DUF3108 domain-containing protein; the protein is MKAWSINSRDILILTACILVILFYSSPVKSEQEFFSQGEKITFEVRWSFVVAGEATLEVMPVEDLNGAPALHFVYTAKTTPFVDAFYKVRDRIESWTDKNLTRSFLYRKRHEGKSVKEILVQFDWNKLEARQIKNANITDTVSIEGNTFDPLSVFYAFRVGKPDEHNCIKINLTDGKKVIRANAKLLGKQKVTIAEKSYDTILVEPEIEGISGVFQKTKNSRMQIWITDDNKRIPVRIKSRVTVGSFIADLISYSPGGKTSGPNIQGQ